Within Gasterosteus aculeatus chromosome Y, fGasAcu3.hap1.1, whole genome shotgun sequence, the genomic segment CTCACTTCAGGGTCTCAGTCAGCGCAGTTTCAGATCGCATTTCTTTTTGGATATCATATGGATTTAAAATGATATTAAGCATTTTCaattcttccttttttatttctacaaaaaaacCTGTCACACATAAGACTATAGATCTGGAACAGCTGCTGCTGTATACTGTAAGTTGTTAAACCGATTTAGTCACTTACTGCTTGAACCTGCAGCTGCAAAATATAGATCAAGTCTTGATTTGGTACAAAATAGATATTTATTTCTGAAAAAGGTGAAGCACGTCAACACGGTAACCCCGACTAAGGCCATTGCAGATGAAGCGTGAGGATTTTCATATGAAAGCAtgtcaaaatattcatcaagaATAACTGAATTCCTTTCATTTCTTTGTTGCTTTAAAATTTGTGCAATCTGCCGCACTGttgatttgggttttttatGCATCAAATCAGTAGTGCATCACCCAGAGAACAAGCTCCCATCCCTTGGCCCCTCTTGGTGGGAAAACAATCCAGTGTAGACAGAAACCTCATTTatttctctccccgtctctttAAAAATATCCCGATGAAACGCTATTGTGGTTCCAAACTGCTCACCAGAACAGTGTCTTTTTATCGCGGAAGCCGAAGTGCCTTTTGGGGGATAGAAACGGGAAAATAccccaaacgtgtgtgtgtgtgtgtgtagcggagGCTTTCAAACTGAGATGTGAGGTATACGATACTTTAATATCCACTGTCAGTGTGGTAAATGGCTAAACGAGGCTGGAGACAGTTAGTACTGATGGAGAGCTAATATTAGGCTGCGCGGGAGGCTGCTGACTGTCATCTCTAATATATCTGCCTGCAGATCAAACACGAGCATTAACAGGTTAGTTGTGCACAGATGACGCTTAGCGTGATTCTATTAAATATGTCTGGGTTCAGACAAGGTTACGAAATAACTATTAAAGATTGTCTAACAAGATATAAATGCATACAAACTTGTCGAGATTACAAAATGAAATCTAATAATCAATCATTGTTTCTGCTCTACCTACTTGCGCTCCATTGCCTTCTTCAATTTCCGGACACAACTTCACTTAGCAATATGTTTGAATGTCAATAATTTGAAAGACAGAACAGTAGAACGTTCGGAACTGAGGTTTGGAGGTTTTTCGGGTGTCAGCAGCAGCATGTTAGCAGCCGAGCAGACGTACCCTCAAGagctttttttattgtgaaagcagCTGGCTGTCTGTCAGTGTCCTTGCTGTGTTTTTGCTGTCTCTGCACCACCTGTGACttgagcagagacacacacacacagaggagaagcCCTGCACCGCTGCACACGACAacatccatttttttctttcttacactatcttcctacacacacacacacacacacacacacactcaggcgcCAGATGCCACTTTCTCTCCATCAGCTGCTCCTCCCACTGCAGCAGTTAAGCAGAGTCCTCTCCAGTAGTCGGTGGGTGGACCAGAGGTGTTAAGTAAGGTAACACCCTTGACACAggccaaatacacacacacatacacgcagagtCATCAAGGGAGGCCCGGCCCGTAGTGGCGCTTGATCATTTTATGAAGCTGCATGCGAATATTCAAGTATCCCTCGCTGCGGCGACACAACCAAGTTTCCATTGAATAAGTGGGTCTAGAAAAAACAGTATGTGataacatgtgtgtgtatgcttgcATTTCTGACCTGAAAATAACGAGAAAATGCCCTCAAAATGCACAGTGCAAAGACATTTTAGCTTCTTACttatttaaaagacatttggagCTGTAAGTGTTGGATCAGGAGTTCCGCTTAGGTGTTAATCACAGCTACACTTTGCAAGATTGGCAATGAAGCCTTCGGGGCGAGACAACACAGGACTGCAACAATCCCACCGTGATTAATCCTATTTGTCTGAATTAAATTGTGATCAATCCCTCCCCAGCTACAGTGATGAATCAAAACTGATCAACGGCTCCATTCGGAGACTGCCGATCTTCTCTTGTGTGTCTCTTACCTTTTGGTGTGTGTATGGATCACATGCTTACCTGCCATTAACCTTGAACTCGGATGAGAAGTTCGATATCCGTTGAGAGAGATCAAGAATGCGATTAGCTGCAATTGAGGTGGAccttttagttgttgtttttccatcctTTTGACATTGTGTGCGCGCGCCATATGTGACACAGGCAGCTGTCATCAGTACTTGTCTTGCCTGTACAGACTAAACTGTAGAGAAGAACTCTTTAGCCACGTGACCAGTCCATGGGGCTTAATCGTGAACACATGAAGCAACTTTTCAGAACGATGTGATGGCTGTCCCCTTATCTGCGCATAGATCATGTACTGTCAAGCCCTTCTTTGTCCCCATTCCTCAAATACTGACACTTGGTCAGTAGCCTTTGGACAATTAGACGGGCAAAGCAGCTGGCGCTGTATGAAGAGCGAGAAAGTCTGCTTAGGGTGGGCGGTCAGGTGGGGTCAATCAAACTTTTAGCCGTTCTTTTCTTGTCCTGTGTGAACTGAAGCGTACCTAAATTGTAATATATATGCGAAAACTATGTTTCTTTTCGACACGGAGGTTTGTATTGACGCTGTATTGATATAACACAgaactttattttcaaaagacACCATTGAGTAATAAGTGGAAACTAACCGAGCGAGCGGCATAGTTGGAAGCGCAGGGCCACCGACCAAGCATCGCTATTTGACAAGTGTGGAGCGCAAGCGTGTTGGAATCTGGCATCTGGAGGACATACGCAGCGCGCGTCTGTTTCAAAAGAGGCATGTGTGTATCAATCATATGGACTTTAATGGCTTTCATGTAAGATGCTTCAGGTGTTTTGTGTCGGGCTCATTTTGAACAGAACCATCTGCTTCTGCTTTGTTTGAGGgccctccttttctcttttacttAACACTCCATATTTCCTCAGAGAAAACTCAACACATTCGTGATGAGTGGAAGAATTAGCAGCCAATTCAGATATACTCAGCTCCAGGTGTGAAAATTGAAGGTTACTGGAATTaaatgttattacattacatgtcatttatggcttttatccaaagcgccttacaataagtgcattcaaccatagggtacaaactcagaagaacaagaaacaagaaagtgcaaattCAGCAAtttaagccaatttacaattggCTAtagagtacaatttaagtgctacaatttaaGTCTTTTattcaaggtagagtctgaaaaggtgtgtctttagtttgtggcggaagatgtgaaggctctctgcagtcctggtgtcttcagagagcttgttccaccatttaggagccacaagagcaaagagtcgtgatctagtcgagtgttttgctctcagtgagggagggacaagcagttttgtagatgcagagcgtGTGCgagtcgggatgtcgggtttcaccatgtcctggatgtaagatctgcaggagcgagttgcagtagtccaggcggaagatgacaagagcctcaatcagtacctgcgctgccttctgagtgatccgccagcaaaagtctCGAGgcggagacggtgctttcagggtccgatcgatgctgcgaggtgcgtccgctctcGCCGctcccctcgccatccacgccttaaatcttcgtctgctctccagccacgccgcctgccaagagCCCCTTttgaataacttatttttcccGTTAAgctggttcagctactgtaaagaaaagggcaccgtctctcgctctttaatctcatgtgctcggcaagaacgacagctttgtttctccgacgcgccctgaaacaagctccatatctcacgcgcttgagcgccgctcagcatctcgccgtcgtagacgagctttgtcatgtttggcagCGCGCCTTGAGCgctgtgtacaaccagtatggatcaaccgattaaccaatctgttcgtttgtgcttcatcaattaatgtttcacataactaatgtgccgcatcatacatatttttatattaatttcaaacttttcaaaattgaaaattaaaaacttttttttaatttattgtaaatgacctctcgcggcccacctgcagtaccttcgcggcccacactttgggaatcgctggtttAGATAATTATTAGTGAAACAACGGGAGCATTCACCAGATAGGATAATCATATGTGTTTGGCATGTTATTGGCCAGGGTGTTTCATGCTTATGTGGGAAGTGTTATTGTATTTATAGCACACATGCATGGGGAGTTGAaaattcaggaaaaaaaaaccttggcaCGTCCCTCAATTGAAGTATGCACCAACCTTGTATGAGGAATGCCacgttttttcttgttatttggTTGTTATTAGCAATTGGGCTTGAGCCAGAGTTTCCAACCATACTAGTAATAGTTTGGATCATACTAGGACACTGGGTCTATGTTTGTTTTATCCTGAGATGGCAATAGATCATCACCAAAGTCATTACAGTTCATCCTGAGGCTGACATGAATGTCTATACCAAAGTCATGGTGACATTTCACTCAAAACCAGTGGATCAACAAGGACACTGGATAGAAAGTCAGGGGATCATCAGTCAGAAAGATTTATCCTCTAGGGCAGGGGTCTTTTTTCGAGCTTCGCGCTCCTTAGACTTGAGCATAAATGCGATCGAATTGGATCGTGCCTGTGCTGTCCTATTTTCATGGAAGGTGCTGTGAacgaaccggtgcccagcttgagagagctccTGTGTGTAGCTGAATATGTGTATTGGGGACTGAAAGATAATATCTTCTCCGCAAACACAGTTTCTCTCCCTCATCAGCTTCTCTCATGAAGCAAGTCCGAGCCCCATGTAGTAACATATGGACAtttaatcttattttattcttattttattcttatattgcaccaatcaTCAAGATAAATTCCTCTGTGTGTAACATATCTAGCAATAAaaggcttctgattctgattcaatCAGAGGCAGTGTAAGGGGGTGTCTGGGTAACTTACTTCAACATTTCCCAAACACCTTTCATGTGCACTTACTGCTAGCGTGCCATTAGTAAAGGTACCATGTATTACCATTGGTGTATTTAATGTTTTGAGGCAGGCTACCACCATCGACTATAAACATTTGCATAAACACAAGAACTTCGACCCGCTAATTTAAGCTTCCAAATATTTTTGCTGACAACTATGTGGAAACTCTGTTGCTGTTTTGACTTCCCATaaccttttttgctcatttcttTTATAGGTTTCCATGATggcttccttttgttttcacgtGTCCCAAGTTGCATCTGACTCCTCCTTCTTGTCTTCAGGTCGTGGGATGCGTTCCATGACTGCGCCAATGCAGCAATGGCCGGCTGTCCGGACGAAGCTGCGGCAGTCTGGGAATCCCTCCGACAGGAATCCAAGAAGATGCAGTTCTCCGGAAACCTGTACGACATGTGCTCCAACCGGGACAAGCACCTGGgggcctcgccccccccccccgcggctcgTCCAACCAGGAAGCAATCAACCAGGAGTCTCTAAGAGGGGGTGCAGATCACCTGGCAGGCAACCCTCAGCTTCTCATGCTACTATCTCCACTGCTGCTTCTGTTGTTTGGGATATAGCTCCCTTGAAAGACATAGGACTtgtgtagatatatatatatatatatatatataaactttgtgtatttctttctccttccacaAGTCCGTAGACTTTCCACTTCTTTTCCCTTTCTCTGCCAATGGTATAATATGGTGTATAATATTTCTAGTTGCATGTTCAGAGGCCCGACAGTCGTtttgatgatgtgttttttaaCTGCCCGTGCCGTTTCTTGCATATTCTCTGCCTTTGAACCAGTCCCTCTGTTGGAAACAAAATCAATTTATACAGAAGCACAACCACtgtacaaaatgaaaacacatatATAGTTAAACAGACAGTGGCCTCATGTCATCTGTCTCTATCCCCTATTCCTCTACATCTAGTGTATCTAGTTCTTTagtgtgagagagacaaaacAACGCCCCCCCTGTAAaacctgaaaatgaagtgaCAAGGGGGCCAAATGCCACGACAGGCCAAACTCATTCACTCATTAGCTTTACAGTATGAATTCTTTGCTAATTATGTAAATCTAACATTATTGGCTTGCTTGATAGGCGAGGTGATGGTGAACTACTGCACGTCATGTCTCTGTAGGTTAAGATAAATATCACAAACCTGTGCCCAGCCCGCTGTTGAGTACAGTtaaacacacactataaaaaagTTGGTTATCTTGCTAGCGgtcaaatagtttttttcaaattatCGCAGTGCTAAGCTAAGATAACAGTGCCCAAGCGAGCTAGCACTATCGCTACGGCCAAATACACGTTAGCGATAGTGCTAGCTCGTAAGTTGTAGTCACATCCCTCTTAATGGTCTCATCTAATGCAGAATTAGAGAGTACATTAGGAAGCTCTATCTAAAATTTCCCTGTGTCCTTGATAGGTATGCCACCTAAAACCCAGTTCTAAacagtgttgtgttcaaaaatgaagaaaagccgGACGGACAAAGGTCATCGCTGattaaaaggttaaatcaaatgtatttaataaaagacatggcgttgtggtaaaaagaacatctcagctgaggagccgctggtctcagcaaccaacaggtcccaggtcagtcctttgaccatccctagtgcccgtttgtcgcctccaccagcgaactcgagaacaatggttcctacaggtatttataacaatgcttaaaggtgtgaaagttagtgtccacacctctgggagtggtcttctggtgagttcaatgtaactcggatttcgaatgatccttagtcaacatcagttgttgttcaagtattacatgcatgcattccagttgattacattacatcaaatacaatcataactgcataaTTGGTATCATTCTATTatagttgcagaattacagtggttttacaatattgtcattactttattgattacacagtttcagaatcatggctgtattccggtgtacactatatgcatttttattaattttatgaaccgggtcgtcaatttgtttctaatatcctacaacagGAAATGGTTCCTAATTAGAAAGAACAAGTGTGGCTACAATTAAGTTGACTAAATGCTGTGAACTTTCCTgtcaaaatacaataaaacccTCACCAGTAATAGAGGTATTGCCGGCAATATACCACATCATTGGGCGAAACAAGCAGAACATCTATCACCAGAAATGGTTTGGCGAGCAGGCAGCCGTCCATCCTGGTCCTCTGCGGGTAACATTAGCGTTAGAATGGTCTCGTAGCGATAAATGTAAGATAATCGCTAAGCTTtagtaaatgtactttaaatcctttggaaGTTGTTTCATTGTTGCTCAAGAAAGACTATTTGTATACATACAAGAAGAATAAAGCAATATcgattgtttttattaattgtctttttctctcgtGGTATATCAGAGTATTATAGTAGTATAAGGAACCGAAGTGAGGCAGCAGTATCGATGAGGGTACTAGTATAAAAGAAACCTAATGATAATCGTCCTCTGTTCCTTCAGGAGAAAGTTTTTGAGAAAGTTATCCAACAAATGATTTGCTCCTCAAATCATCATATGAAAGTAATTGATTATAGCGTCTCTCCCATCAATGTGGTGAGCAAATTCTTCTTCAAGTAGCATTGTTTGGGTTGAAAAAATGGATAGTATAGTTTTTACAACAACGGCAAGGAAAATGTCTCAGATTTCAGCTTCCGCGGCACCACTGCGAGTTTTGAGCTGAAGTTAGTTGAGTctgagtgtttttttattttgctgcttGCCCAGGTTTTAAATCCTCCAAGGGTCCGTCTTGGCATCCTATACCGTAGCCCTACAGTATGGGACCAATATGTTCGCCAGTCAAAATCACAACAACTTGCATGCCAAGTGTGTTTCATGCTCCGGGAGCCATGGTTTCGGCCGTGCAGACCCACTGAAGCTGCTTGTTATTCTAAGTGGCTCGAGGTAACAGTTGTTTCTGTCTGGCCCAGGTTCAGAAATACTATCAGAttagagaaagatggagagagagagagagatgagcaCACCTGGAAAACAAATACCGTTGAAGATTGAATACACCTGTTCTAGCCCCGAGGTGGCCCAGGCGGGAGGCTTTAGGTTGGAggtgtactttattttttatttatttacaaataataaaaatcaaaGCCGTGTTGACTTTAAGGAGTCGCACTAGAATTTGAAATCCAAAAGGAAAATCATTGAAGATTGAAACAACCACTTTAAGAGAGGAGGGaattgatgaaaaaaaacagctcaccTTATGAACTCATTGAGCATCAGCCTCGCCGGTGGCAAGTTTGATATACCTACAGGGTTGAATTAAACAGAGAATATTGGCAAACATATCTCTAGACAGTTTTATAAAGTAGGTGAAATTTTATTCTTAGTCTTGATTTGGGATCTCAATGTCAAAAgttgacatttcatttgaatattgagggtttttttgtcacacacacacacagtgctgtagtggtaaaattagaggtgggtaaactctgaatttgtgatcatacagacctcgacgcgatgcgaagcaacgcaacacaaagcgttgcgactctgtaaggctgtcctggctatattgcattatgttatcagtaaaagtcatatacaatcaatgacaatgaataaatgtgttagtagtttgtagtttattaaatctaagaaaacagtgaagaaaagtatgtcaacacaacacaacaagacaattgcagattaagaactatctacatacggagtctcctttttacagtagtgcccagagggcctccttgtcctccacgtcaggtcctgccttgcacagaggacccatgaaccccagaacacgtgttctggggttcatggctcttctgtgcttctcctctctctattcgacctggtgtttctcctctccctgtgctctctgcatcattgcctgtcctttcactgcctgaaaaaatctgtttattatataatatataatattatatatattatataatatttataagttaaccagttaagcagcctgtcaatcacactgacaacataagttaaaggaacactcatgtactacctatgtcatcattaatagcctatacagcacgtttttttcacattgagaactgacttgttttctaatctacgcgtcaccaggcgtttttcttgtccttttaccgtgcacgaccggCGAACACCGAGCGCGCGACTATAACCCCCCcggtcggaccttctcgaccggtccgcgaaatattgtctgacatgaaaccggtccgtgaggtaagaaaggttggggaccactgggctgatccacaacgtgtatgtgtttacacacctggatcctgattggtgtcgctgctgcagccgcgaggcactgattggatgctcacagaccgtaatacagcgcagatgaacatgattcagactacggcgtttatatgttcaacaataggaaacatagtcttagctgttttaaaattacaccaagtttatttcggattattgcaacggaagaatacaaggcgcagggaactttgaggtgcgtaaacgctatttataggtgcgtaaacgctatttatacacacacacacacacacacacacacacacacacacacacacacacactaccttaCATGTTTCAGATAAACCAAGCTACATTGACAGAATACATTTCCAGGTAGATCCAAGTATTATATAGTTAAAACTCCAATCAGCCTTAGGCTACGGGTGGAATCCGAGTAAATCCCAATTTTGAGGCTACATAGGAAAATTGGATTGGATGTGTTTGGCCTACAGTGATTCAGTCATCATCACCCCATGGAAGCATTTTTTATGGGGAAATCACCTCTGCGGATTACAAGTAGAGCCTTGCTGTGCGCAGAGGTTCTCCCAAACGCcagcacacaaaacaaatgtatttacgAGGCGATGTGTTTCATGGTACGTGAGCAGATCCGATTGCAGAGCAGTTTTCAATAGTGCTGCAGGACAAATGCAACGTTATTGACCAAAGCAAAGCTAAAAATGATATTCCAGCACTCCGTTTCAAGACTGTACATCTCCTCGCCTAAAGCTTTGTGCTCTGACAAATAGGTTAAATTGGACAGAAACAACCACGGGAgaatttttaatattttcaaacaCCAATACATCATTGTCACATTAATGGCGGAGTATATTTGGTGTTATTAGTGTGAACAAACAGCAGAAAACATTTGTCATTAGTAGCCTCTATGACGCACTTTTCTTCTGTGCTAAATGTTCCTTCACTTTAAGTCTTATTTTTACATAAACACTTTTCTTTGTATACCAACAAAGCCGCTCCAGTGTCTCCTTTCTCAACAAACAATCAAATGCTTCGGCGACTCCTGAAATTCACTGTGGCACAGTCTGTGATAATTGCCGCTCTTGGACTCTGTTTCTTCTCACGTTTGGTCTTAAAGAGGTGTGCTTGTTTTgctataaaagtatttttgagAAGTTAAACACGACTTTGAAATGAGTGCCGGAAAAGAGATTGGGATCATTTCTATTGCCTCTCTAGGGATCTCAAAATGGAGAAATCTGATCCAGTGCAGTGCAAAATTAAAGCTAATATTGTTAAATTCAGGAGAAATTGGGGAGTGACGCCGTCAGCGGGGATGGTTATGAGCCGAACAAACCCCAAACCCCTCCTTGCCAAAAAATGTAGCAAGTTCAATTTCATCCTGTGAAGTTACCTGGAGAAATCTCAATAATTAGCCAAAGTCAATATATCTAATAGTCAAtaatctgctgctggagattTTTCTCAGTTAAACTGTCAAGATAAGATAAAAATTGCTAAGATTACCTCAATGCTTTGGTCTTTGCTTATAATAGAAGATTGAGGTGTGAGAGATATTGTTTGGTCGTTCGAACACCGTTTGAACCAGTCGTTAAATAAATTGACTACAAATTGTGTCATAGTTCAAAGAAATCTTTGAAGAAGAAACATTTTAGGAAAAAAGGCTAAGTATGATGAATGTTTCCTAATCTCATAGAGTTGTACCTCATTTGATTAATCtgtacagaaaaaaagaatgtaatttttttttaatgtgttaatCAGTGGCAGTGTCAAAACTAACAAAGAGTTGAGTTCAGCTGGGTGAAACGTGGCAGATGGCAGTAGTGAAAATTGTATGACATTTTGACCAGAGCTTTGAGTCTCAGACCTGAGACGAGACAGACGGACCAACTTCCACCTGGGTCCCAGAGTCGTATGCTCGCCTCCAGCAAGTGGCTGCAAGCACTGCTTGTAGATatggctcttagtccgtgtaatgctcaagtaaaggatccatctggggcggtgttattggggataaaagtgcagcgagcttggccaaacatcgcacacactcctcctttttcaactaataacatatccaaagccattcggttctggtaagtcatcaataaGGTGGCCGATAGTGCACCCCcctgtcttttcggttgcctgaagccaccgtacagtggggcccccatcatgtgttgtggttgcggggtATAAGGTTGGagatagtaagcctgtggaggagtgtacgcggcctgttgtggctgctggcaggctggcgcacatgggaagggagggggttCTGGATAAGGGccatattgaggtggcccttccccctgagatggcgctgttcTTTGgatcatctgtttggcttcactcttggcctggttcaacttctctctgctctccttccGCTGTGTTTTTGCCAATTGTAACTGGATATTGTTTAAGTCACCctttccttatcatatttttctttgctccggtccacatagtgtttaatctgtgaggaccgagcatcaaaattcatgtcagacaaccccactattcctcttagttgggtcttcattgtcGCCATAGATGACTCTATGGCACCGCGAAAAAGAAGCtcggttctgtgatcatccatgacatcttcccctaacttgttgcCCTAtaattctctgactctcctCAAATAACTATttctattatattattatattatacattattatatattatactatTTCACTTCcgccgttaacagtggtagttgatgagaggccggagcatgagaggccggagcatcccgtctgatttttgactttgactgtggtttttgtgactctagcgctgctccatgctcctgaaattcctcgtcccaatcatctgcagggccaggctcagcttcctctgactcaacctgcctcccccgctcatcctgtccacgccgggtgattgattgctgctctgcctgggctatgacttctaacaaagtttcttctcctgcaactcttcctccccctacattaaatgaggtcataggtctgtgctcgggttgccgcttctttacgactgtcgagtgaccctgtgttgtgttaggaTTACGCCAATCGACAGGCTCgggctggggcctgtcctccaaatattgtaccgtctctgagagaaaagcagaaaccttatccaccccatcattctcttcatgtgggtatg encodes:
- the LOC120812223 gene encoding LOW QUALITY PROTEIN: neuritin-like protein (The sequence of the model RefSeq protein was modified relative to this genomic sequence to represent the inferred CDS: deleted 2 bases in 1 codon), which produces MASSVIRACLLLLPVALLLMLSPVAAASARRCHSIYKGFAQCLIALGDSLAGNARKDEDTHEIHSICRSWDAFHDCANAAMAGCPDEAAAVWESLRQESKKMQFSGNLYDMCSNRDKHLGASPPPRGSSNQEAINQESLRGGADHLAGNPQLLMLLSPLLLLLFGI